One Gossypium hirsutum isolate 1008001.06 chromosome A08, Gossypium_hirsutum_v2.1, whole genome shotgun sequence genomic window, TAActtcaattttagtttttgataCCAATAgatatttttatcaatatttacaaatatttatatttatcacACACCattatcaaaaaaagaaaaaaaaaagaaagaaagtaaatCTAAAACTTACTGCATTTTTGTTACATTTATTCATAATTTGAATCCATATCAGAAAATGCCAGAAATATTCATTGCCTGGCTGCTCCACCTCTCCATTTCAGATTTGCAGCAAACTTTATTAActgcaaaattaaatttatgaaagAAATAATCATCTATTGAttcatttgattttcttttccttataaaatcatgtttatatatttacaattagcatcaatttcaattttttaaaaaataacgaaAAACCTAAGAGGCGAAAGAACTAAAAAATATGGTGATatgtaacaaaaagaaaaagacgacTGATGAATGCTTGTTTAGCTAGcgagaaaaaaaaaataagaaccaAAAAAGGAAGAAAACCCAGATTTTCTAGGAAGCCAAACAAGTTTCCCAAAAAAGCCTGTTCTTTTCCATCTCATTCATGGTTTCGCTTGAGTTTGAGTTTTCAGCTGATGAAGaggatttcttttctttccccACACCAACTCCTTTAATACGTTGATCATCCCTGCAACTTTTTTTATACAATTGAACCTCCTTTTGCTCCACCACCCCATCGTCATCGtcgtcatcatcttcatcattgaCACCTTCAACAACATTTGCAAATTTGTTTTTTAAGCTACCACCAACCTCTCCAACACCATGAACAACATCAGGTGCAATATCACAGCTACATGActcggcatcatcatcatcaccatcatcatcgtGACTGATGTCAACCATGGCTGGATCGGAACTACAACCAGATTCCGAATCGCCGGTGGCCTCGAAGAGCAAGAAAGAAGACACGTCAACAACTTTACTTCTTCTTCTTCGGATACCCATTAATAACCTGTAATTACCAAACCGCAAAAAACAAAACGgaaattcaaaagaaaatttttattggtACTGACTTTGGGTTATTTAAGCCTTTGCTATATACATCAGAAAGTTTCataagtaataattaaaaaataaataaaatagaaggaGGGAAGGGTGGGCTACTATTGCTATTGCTACCGTGTTTGACGCAttggaaaattttattataatgaaaaagaaaattttggtttcTAGAAGGAGATAAATATACGCTAACGCAACGGTTGATATTGATAGAATCACAGTTCAGACCAGAGTAGGCCAGGTCCCACCCTTCTAGAAGCTTAACAATCACATAAATATCAAATCTTCTAGAACCCCACGTtcctaattatatttattattattattatggcagtttctttttttgttttatttaaagaataaaatactttttaaaaattactttattaggttaatttttgagaaatttacaagaataaattgattaatgaAAACACTTTTAGCTGGAAATATTTTCAGGTGAAATGTAAAAAAATGTTTCCAACTAGAAACGCTTTTATCGTGTTGCTAGTAAAATACTCTAAGTAGAACGCGTTTTTGCCAACTCATTTAAAAGCGCTTCCAGTTGGAAGCATTTTCCCCAATAGCAACCCCCCAATGGCTACTTTCCCCACAGCTAATTAAAATAGCCGTTGGCACTCATCACCCCCAACAACTACATTTTTCGAAACCCTATAAAACCCCCTTACTTTATTTCCACAAATTTCACTCATATATCTCTCAAAATTCACAAATCACTCTAAGAAATTTATCAAATTCTCTGTTAAATTCTTACTTCAATTTTATTTCTctctaaattatattttttatcaaaattatcttaatatttttgcaaataaatttttattaaaaattaattcttatttttcaaaattagaaatGGATGGATCTCTAATCCATTTTGATGACAAGCACATTTTCGTTGATCAATTGCAAGTGGTAAGaatattttttgatatatttcaatgtttaattttttttatttcattgttatatttaaatttaattttttttcgtaaATGTGCGAAAGATCAAATTTTGGAGTGTTATATCCGTAATCTACCGACTCCTCAATCACCCTTGATTGAACTATACTTGAGGGAAGCCGATTTTTCGCACATGGCCTTTGTAGGTTGGGGGTGTAAGTTGGACCCAACACTCGTAAGTGTGTTGGTGAAAAGATGGAGACCGGAGATGCATACATTTTATCTTTCATGCGGTGAGTGTACTATCACTTTAGAGGACGTGTAGTTACAGTTGCGGTTATCGGTGGATGAGTCAGTAGTCACTGGGTCAATTCACGTGGCCGATTGGAGAGGTGCATACGATGAACTTTAGGGTTTGGTTTTGGAGACAATTTATGAGGTAGGACCAAAATGAGTTGGTTAAGAAGAAACTACGAAGGGCTAGATGAGGATTTAGTTGAAGTCAAAAGAGAACGACACGTTCGGGCGTACATCCTTCAAATTATCGGGGGTATCCTAATTCTAGATAAGTCACAAAATCTCTCCATCTAATGTCGCTGCTGAAACTTGTCAACTAAGAACTCAGTTGGGGGTCCGTTGTGTTGGCGATATAATACTGGGAAATGTGTCGAGCGATGCAatcacataaaattaaaattggtgTTTGCATTCTACTATTGCAATCATGGGTGCGGTACCAATTGCCATTTTTACTGTCCTCGAGTGGACTACCTATACACATTCTCActcgtaacaaggtaaaattcatcAGATGATATGATGtccataataaaattaatttaaataatattatgctAACAAATTATTTCAATAGGTGGAACCATGGGTTGAGTTACATAGGATTATCGAATGAGCTGTGAGAAATATGACTTCTATTGGAAACGAATGTGTgaatttatttaagtttaaattatattgtattaattaaaGTAGTTGATTAGATATTTTGTAGTATATATGTATAACTAaagttttgattattttaatatagtttgaatggacaccAAATGAGGATTCGACAATTTGAGAATGCATTACTGAGGAATTCTTTGTGAATCTGAACATCTAGCACGTGAAGGTGTCATTGGTAGTGTATGCTACTGTCGAGATGCACGAGTCGGATAGAGTGTTGCAGCAGTTTGAGTTCTGACAATCGATTCCCGTGGCACCTTAAGACGTTGATGATCTGCATCGTATCAACTTGTGAGAGTAGACGGATGAGAATTGACTGGTATTCTACGCCTAATATATCAACATGTGGAATAATAGGTACGATTTCTTACTTACTCGCGAGGCTATTATTGTTCCGAAGTTAGCTCTAgagtacatgccatggtttaggatccatggtaAGCGATACTTGTACGGGGAAGAGGCAAGGGGTCGAAAATTGCATACGAGGAGGCCACAACAAGCCTCTATACATCCAAGGACTGACGAGGGGGGTCCATCATCAGTAACTACGCAAGAATCGGCACCGAAAATTGCACCACTAATTGTTGTACCACTCACTGGTCAGTATAAACCGTCTTATTCTGGTGCGTATACTAACCCTACCATTTTTAACACAAGCATCATATATTCCACCACATTTTTTGCTTCTACTGTTATCCCAAGTTTTATTTTTGGAGCTCCGTCCTCGATGTATTACACACCCATGCCATCTCTATTTCCAACGATGACGACGTATAGGTTGTTTATGTTTCAGGTACCGAACGAGAGTCCACTCGTTATGCCATCGGTGTATGGGATACAACATAGTTATACTTATTCACCGTTTGTAATGCAAACACCTCCGAGATTATTGTTCTACCAAGGTGAATCATCTTCCCAACCACCTATTCCTAGACCGAAAGATGCACAGTGGCAATCGAGGATGCAAAAATCGTAATCAACCAAAGGCGAAAAAGATAACCTACTGAGACCAAAACCCCAACTAGAGGTTGAACCAATAAGGAATCTGATATGCAATCATTGACCACCCTGATGTGGCacaaattttgattgatttcttttatcattgtatcaatttttttttgtataggtatatttttattattatgtttttaaaagaATATGGTTTTTCATTCAAGTTGGTATTTGTTATCATTTCACATAATTAAAGTTGGTATTTgctcattttacaaaattaaagttGATATCTGTTATAATTTCACAAAACCACACATTTATAGATTacaataaaattaatgttttctAGTCTGCACCGTCCATTCGATTTGGACATGACGACATTGTGTGGCCCGATTTCTTACACCACCCGCATAACTTCAGTTGGTTTGTCTTCTCTTGAATATTCATGTTGCATATTTGAGTTGACATTGATCAACCTTTTGGTTTGTGATGCAATGACCTATCGGGTAACAACTTAAATGGAGCACTCGGTATAGGTGGCCACATACATTCATCTGGGACCAGTGGGGAAACATGTCTCCACACGTTGTACAAGTTTTCTAATTTGCACACTTCGTCCACAAAACTAATGGGGTCCAAGCGTTGATTGCTATATGCTACAATTGCATGAGTCATGGAAAACGGAGTGCGTCAAGTCTCCTACAATTGCAAGTCTATTGTCTCAAGTGTATATTTTCACTCCCTCGGCAATACTTTCGTTCGATCTGTCAAACTCTATTATGTTACCCGAAACCTATGAAGCATGGACATGGACACACAATAAGGGTACGACACGATACAGACACGATGACACGGTAATGTTTAAAAATGAAGACAcggataaaaaatatttttaatatttatatatatttatgttaaaatacttgatgtaaatgaaaatattgatattttcCATTAATATATAATCAATTATTTTCCATTAAGTTCTCTTGTCATTACATAAAATATGACAAAACATAGCAATACAATTTTCAAGTTCATTACACAAAAcatgtcatatcaaatctaaATTTGAGATTCAACCTATATCCTTAAGAAGACTTGTACAAAAAGAAGCAAAAAGAGAGTAATTTTCTTGTTCATTTCATAGCATTAGAaaatttcatttcttcttcttcattggcAAAAATTACCATCTCCATATCTGGTTCATCAAGATATAAGCTAGCAACTTCAAGAACTCCAACTCCTTCAAATGAGTTAAATACATTACCTTCAATATCCCACATCCTGTTCTCTACTTTTTTATGATGAAGAGTATTTATTAATAGTAATCAAAGATTAGCAtgcataaatactaaatctttgGCATGTTGAGGATTAATCTTATTTCTCATAATCGAATGGATAAACAAATATGTACTTCAATTTCTCTCACAACAAGATGATGATGAAGGTTGTCTAAGAAGTTTCAAAGTTGAGTTTTGGAGCAAATGTATTGAAGCCTTTTAAACTAACCACCAAGACTTGAGATCGAAAAGCCATCTATTTTGTagtgaatcaaatgaaataaaaacatctAGTGCTCCCGAAAATCTTGCAAACTCTTAGAAACCTATCTTTCTTTCTTTGGTAGAAAGAAAATATCTTCTTAAGCACTTATTCATTTCGTCTGAGATTGCTACATCTTTATGTGGAGGAAGATGATTTGGAACCTCATTAAGCTAATCGCTACAATAATACTTAtgtaaacaaataaattttaattttttatttgataataaataaaacaagtataaaagaataaaaacaagcATAAATGGAATATATGCTATCTAAGTTTAGCTTGGATTTAAAGAATGAGCCATACAATGAAGTGGTGTATTACTCTTAGTCTATTGTTCAATAAGAATATCATAtgccacttcattaaagattgatttttcctctcctttcttccCTTCATACCTATAAATACttatcttcaccttttcaatCATTTCATCTCATATCTCATAAACCAAGTGAAGAATATGCATGTACATGTCCTTAATTTGAAGCATATCATATATAGGTCCCTTAAAAGAAATGATATAATCAACCTTATCCCACCAAAGGTCATCCAAAATTTTTTCCTTTACCAAAGAGGCTTTGGAAACATCATCTTCTCTATAAGTAGACCATTCATCACTAATAACCATATTTTGAAGACCCCATTTAATGAGCTTAAGTCTTTTTAACATCACAACCATAGAAACAAATCGAGTATCCACTACGACAAATAATTTCAAAGGCACAATAGAATTAAATATTGCCAACCTCATAGAGTGATTCATTATGAAGTTTCTTATAAAGATAGCATCATCAACATTATTTATCCAACACAAAACATCATATGTAACCTTATTCTTTTCGGTGTTTTTTGTAGGACACATATTTTTAAGAGCAAGATTAAGAGTATGTACCATACAAGGTGTCCAAAAGATATGAAGATGTTGTGTCTCTACTAATTGATTCCACGGCTTTACAAACCGACGCATTGTCGATTATCACTTGAAAAACATTTTGTGCTTCAACCTCAATTATGACATCTTTAATTAAAGTTGTTACATAAAGCTTATCATTATActccttttcataattgatgacTTTCAAGAAAATAGCTCCATCTTCAGAAACAACAATAAAGTTAATCAATGGTCGTCTTCATGCATCTATCCATCCATCACATACAAGACTAATACCTTTTCCCCTCCACATTCCCTTTATAGGTTGTAACAACTTCTCTATGTTTGCTCGCACTTTTTCCAACAATATAATACTTAAGGCATTATACCTTAGAGGTATATAACTCGGAAACAAATTTTTACTAGCTAAGGTGGATGCATTAACATAATGAGGGTTCCTAACTAGATGAAAAGGCAATCCACCTGAATAAAACATTTAAGCAATTTTTCTATCTAAATTCTCTTGAGCAGCAAGGTTTAACAATTGTTCTAAAGGGTCTTTTCTTCTTTTAGAACCTAAATTATGCCCTTGAAGTGATGTTGTGTTTGGTCTAAAGGAAAATGCTAGTGTTTGAGAACTAGGTGACAATGGGATTATTTTTGTTTGCAACTTGATTTTTGCATCCTTAACTATTTTTTGCATTTCAGCAAGATGTTGTAGTGTTACTTTAGGACACACTCGAATTCTTTACCCATTTAGTTTCAATAAATGTGCTTTAACCCTAGAGTATGGCCCTTTAAATGTAGCATTGCAAAAATTACACACAAACCTAACATTCCGCCTCCTTCaacagtttttgataatttactAACATATCTCCAAAATGAGTGTTACTAATGTCATCTTGAGACACACTAGTATTAGTAACATTATTTGATGAGCCAACACTTCCATTACCACTTTAAGATGtcataattaaaacctaaagtattaacaaaaaaaaaatcaatgtataCTTCAAGAGTGATCATcacaaattaattatttaacatacaaatatacaaaaaaaaaagtaactaaacaaataaaataatgtaaCCCATTCAAACTTATCATAAAAAATGGCAACTcattcaaaacataaaaaaaataaaatattaaacttacCTTCAATTACTTCAAACTTCCATGTCTCTTGAAAGTAGGAAAATGAAAATAAGagtgatgaatgtttaaaatatattttgaaatgtgataaatggaAATGTCAAAGGCAGTAAAGCAAGTATAAAGCTCGAAAGCTTATCAAATAAGCtaatttgttttagttttttttactattttgattGGCTATTTAATGTTTTAACTTTTTAGTCTTTTCAATGTTTACATAGGCTGATAATAAAACTCAGTGTTTCATTAATAGTCTGTTAGTAAAACTTAACGTTTCATTAATAGGAAACCTTAAACTTCATGTTTCTTCTTTACATCATCTTCTTCCCATTGTTGACTCTTCATCTGCTACTTTTGAAAGCTAAAGTTTTAGCCATCGTCTATCAGCCACCATCTACTTTTCTTGCATTTTTCACGTTTCCTTTTTAGAAACCCATATCGAGACCGTGTCTGACCTTTTTTTTAACGTATTCCAACATTGCTTGTACGTATCCAATGAGTgtttgtgtaacagcccgtttttagtcaaatcaaaacaatagttttggaaccacaaatttgaattcaaaatatttattttaatatgattttaatgATTTCAGCATGGTTGAATGATTGTGCGaaagtttcttttaaaaattttatcgtttgattagtcaatttgataaaaaggactaaatagcataaagtgtaaaacttgtgttctattagctaaaggtgtctaatagctatggaacattaaagtaaaggtccttaagtctTAATTAGCCCACAATGGAGTTAGTGGAAGTTAGTGGCTTggtatttatgtgaatattaaagttattaaaggttaattgtgtaaattggttattaaaggtgaattaattaaaacaaatgccattaatttcattcatcttcttcctaaaacattaaaaattgatttttcatAAGGAGAAAGGAGGCTATGGTTCGACCAAGACTTTTATTCTCAATTAGATACGATTtttatcccatttttaatgatttctatatttttgtgatcgttgcaactagttctagctagcctagggacaattttgcaaaactgttaaagattttaaaagttgcctgatgcgtgatattcgtaacaggttttaaaaatttataaataaatcgttcttgagactaacttattatcacgattaaggcaagtgtacctatcaaacagtagtatagttcagcaagaccggattgtcaaacccaaaggaactacgagtactagtatttacttcctttttattatctagcttaaaaattaaaaggtttggttatctaaactaattactaactaagaatgcacagaaagaaaatttgggaaaatacttttgggaaaattcgattgattcagacaatacctaaggaaaaatccgtctagacttcacttgttatttgactctgaatcagacgatttattcatttgacttgatccgtagaaatccctaagttatattattatctctctcgagactaataacgtctaaacctaggttgaataattgaaatctctttctaattaacaccctagaattgcattaactcgatctatggattctcttattaggtttcaccgtAATCCggaaaatcttatcaccctatctctaggcgtgcaatcaactccgcttaattatgataaatttactTTTAGAcggggtctattcctcctctgaataagagcttaacttgaatcaatatcctggaatatcaaaacaagaattaagaacacataattaagaacaagtcaaatatttatcatacaattcagataataataacaagatccgtcttaggtttcattccccttaggtatttagggggtttagttcatacttatgaacgaaaacatctcaaaagcataaagataacaaaacataagaaaacccaaaactcctaaaagAACTTgctgatgaatccggcttctgagatggatcaatctgcTTTCCTTAATTAATTCCTCACTTCCTCCTCTGCATCGTTTttttaagtgcctcctcaggtgtttaaataggcttttggatgcctaagagccctaaatattggccttttctgaataggactatacttgggctcggcagggacacgcccgtgtgcgattactctagcccgtggtcaaggctgttaaataggcatgggcgtgtagtctacccatgtaagtcgtgcttcaatcatGCCAAATGGaaacggccgtgtgacacgccagtgtgaggaagtccaggccgtgttgatttcccatgtgggtctattttctccattttcggcccgtttctcgctctttttactctcctatgctctcgtaagtataaaacattaaattaaaggacgaattcaccaaatctaaggagaaaccatccataaatgggctaagcatgggataaaaatgtaacacccctaactcgtaactgacatcagattagggttacaaggcattactagacaGACAAAACATTTTAGACCAATTTAGAATCATAggtattatttaacatcatttcataagcaatcatttCTGaatatggtctacgagacctaaaacatacgttTAAGAACGGTTAGAGCTAAACcgaatacaataaaaaaattcagaacatagaaaaattttcaattctgttgaCGTCACACGCCCTGCGTCCAGaatgtgtgcctcacacgggcatcagacacacccatgtgaaccagccatgCCAAATCAGGGTAACCATACTGACTTTTacccacggccaataggcacgcctgtgtgctatggccgtgtgatacttagctagctactgactttagcccacagccacatgacacgcccgtgtcccctaacCGTGTGACACCatgcaggcttgatttaagccaaattgccacccctttAGCCATAATAGACAACATTTgtacttaaattttcaaccaattctatATTcataacatgcttcattataacaaaaacatattagctcataaaacactacaaccatacacCGTTTGGCACCTTCAACCAAAAAACAAAACTATATACAGCATTTCATTTGATAGATAACTATCATGGcgtaatatatatacacatcaaaacttatatacatagaccttctagcctatacatgccacactttaaaatatatttacactttcaaaagtaccaaaatgagattgatagtgtggtgacaatcctcgactatccccgagccttcagtagctacgataactgtacaacaggctacaaagagcttagtaagccaaatacaattggttaactactaaagcatataagtacaatttaaccataaagattcataaccatttcatagaataattcatacttAATCATgcacctttgtttgcatatatgtcatgcttcatttccaattccatacatatttcacagagacaaagtttttcatattcagaaatttaacacgatacaaacgtacctacataggttatacatttcaaatactcattctcatatttcgtacgctatcatcagatggttcagaaacgatacagatgctcataatCAAGTACAATGTcgacgtcccggacgtggtcttacatgtaattcaatatcgatgcctctatcccaggcagggtcttacacgaaatcacatacgatgccgatgtcccagacatggtcttatacgtaaatctcaatcgaggcctgtatcccagacacggtcttacacgatgtatcagacagatgtcaacttttcttagaagCATACAGAGCATTTCAGATAttacatattatcatactttactccaaagatattcatcagacactcaaggccatccaatatagattacaatttatatgtataaaatttatttcaattaacacgtaattgaaatttgacttacctcagacggatttcggataaaacgagtcgtctattcaactattttagactttccctgatctaagtctgattttctttgttcttgatctaatacaatacaaattcaaccattcaatcattcatttcattcaatttaatccatatacacatatttagggcactttacattttagaccttacatttttacactttgacaatttagtccatttttcacaaaatcaccaatatgcaaaatttctttgcaacaagggctagctgaatttttatggcttttatataagcccatacaacatgtttatttcacattttagtcctttaaaataGTATCTTTACAAATTAGCTCAAATAGCtctttttcatcaaaattcaagaacaaagtatgataatctcacatatatctttcataatccatataaaaacatcacaaagctcatataatcatcaatggaacatttcataatcttcaacaaaaacggaaattcagacatgggttttgaagaacacgaagcaacgatcacagaaatgtagaaattatcaaaaacagacgaaaattcataccttaattaagGATTAAGTTAGCCGAATATCAAAACCCCATTTTAGCTCTTTTTCTTGCTTCATTCGGCCATGAGAATGataaaatggccattattttatgttattttttatttaacacaTATTATAATAATTGTtctcatttttgcccttaatgaTATAACATTAATTTTTACCAACTCATGTCCATACTTGTCCACCCTtaaaataaatggtaaatttgacatgcaaggacttttattttaaaagccaagccaattaggtgctttaacatttagcactcaacttttgcactttacgcgatttaatccttttttataattaagcacagaaacagataaattaaatcacataattttcacagatgtaaattcacatatcacagacacaaaaaataatattaaaatatttttcaaactcggatttgtggtcccgaaaccactattctgactagggtcaaaactggactgttacaaaaaaatatgtataaattacaatttatcatttctattgatgaaaatatgtgttctttgttgtttaattatgaaatatgaaagcttctTGCTAGACttacatattttgtaaagtgattttgagtaaaaatgcaaaatagggatttatttgtgaaaatgtgaaaatgtgtggttaaatgtgtgaaaagttgataaatgtgggctgctaggggtattatagtaattcgGCTATCATGggtattaaagaaatttcatgaatttgtgatttttttgtaataaggactaaattgtaaaaatggtgaaattctagGGGTAAAAGTATAAATGTgcttaaatgtgtgttttggattaatttgaatagagagattattaaataagttaattttgaatatatttagatcaagagaagcgaaattcagatctagatcgggggaaaattaaagttatcgactaatcgacttattCCGTCATTttcacattcgaggtaagttcgtatgtgataaatttcattataagtgtattttaaatgctttgatattgtataggTTGTGAATACAAGACTTCGAATAAGTTTGACAATGACTCGATGGTAATTCGGTATtcaaaatctcggttgaaccttaggaatagtttaggatactagtgacatgtcattagaggatACAGTGAGTTGGCTTCGTGCCATGATATCagcacttagggtgcgagttataccgatttggcttcaaGCCATGAATATCGACTGATTTGGCTTTGGGTCATGATATCAGTTTTTCGGgtataagttaccttgatttggcttcggtcCACTACTATCAATTGATTTGGCTTCGGACTATGATATCAATACTTC contains:
- the LOC107947889 gene encoding uncharacterized protein; this translates as MGIRRRRSKVVDVSSFLLFEATGDSESGCSSDPAMVDISHDDDGDDDDAESCSCDIAPDVVHGVGEVGGSLKNKFANVVEGVNDEDDDDDDDGVVEQKEVQLYKKSCRDDQRIKGVGVGKEKKSSSSAENSNSSETMNEMEKNRLFWETCLAS